Genomic segment of Vallitalea longa:
AGATTGTGAAATAATAAAAGATTTATTACCATTATACATTGATGGTATTTGCAGCGACAAAAGCAAGGAATTAATTGAAGAACATATTAAAGTATGTGATGATTGTAATAACGAACTTCAATTAATACAAAAAAAATTACCTTTGAATCTTATTGAACTAAATCTGAATGAAGCTGAAGCTGTAAAAAAAATTTCTAAGGAATGGAAAAAAGGAATGGCCAAATCTTTGCTTCAAGGAATATTCATCACTGCTATTTTTGCACTTATATTATTTCTTTTTCTCGGAATAAAAGTTGTTCCAAATTAAGATTATATTTAATCAGACATTTGTCCTAGTCTATTTGTTACGAGATAAGTATAATGATATAATATAACTGAATAAACTAAACGGTTTATTCATAAGACTAACATATATGAGTAGCAACTACTTATTATGTTAAAAAATTTATATTGTAAAGGAGAAAATTTATGAGTATACCAACACCACATATTGAATGTAAAGATAAAAATCTAATAGCTAAAACTGTTTTAATGCCAGGTGACCCTTTACGTGCTAAATTTATTGCAGATACTTATCTTACAGATGTTGTACAATTTAATCATGTTCGTAATATGTTCGGATTCACTGGAAATTATAAAGGTAAACGTATTTCTGTTATGGGTTCAGGCATGGGTATGCCAAGTATAGGTATCTATTCTTATGAATTATTTAATTTCTATGATGTAGAAAATATCATTCGTATAGGTTCATGCGGTGCTTACACAAAAGACTTGAAATTATATGATGTACTTCTAGTAGAAGAATCTTGGTCTCAATCAACATATGCAAAAGTTCAGAATGGTTATGACAAAGATGTTATAGAATCATCAAAAGAGCTTAATGAACAGATTGAAAATTACGCAAAAGAACTTAACATTCCTATTGTTAAAGGACGTATACATTCTTCAGACGTATTCTATAACGGCGATTTTGACGCATATAAAAAATATAGAGATGAATATGGTTGTCTTGCTGCAGAAATGGAATCATTCGCTTTATTCGCTAACGCAAAAGTATCTGACAAAAAAG
This window contains:
- a CDS encoding zf-HC2 domain-containing protein produces the protein MKIDCEIIKDLLPLYIDGICSDKSKELIEEHIKVCDDCNNELQLIQKKLPLNLIELNLNEAEAVKKISKEWKKGMAKSLLQGIFITAIFALILFLFLGIKVVPN
- the deoD gene encoding purine-nucleoside phosphorylase, producing MSIPTPHIECKDKNLIAKTVLMPGDPLRAKFIADTYLTDVVQFNHVRNMFGFTGNYKGKRISVMGSGMGMPSIGIYSYELFNFYDVENIIRIGSCGAYTKDLKLYDVLLVEESWSQSTYAKVQNGYDKDVIESSKELNEQIENYAKELNIPIVKGRIHSSDVFYNGDFDAYKKYRDEYGCLAAEMESFALFANAKVSDKKASCILTVSDNIETKEETSSEERQNAFTKMMEIALQFAE